A part of Nitrospira sp. genomic DNA contains:
- the atpG gene encoding ATP synthase F1 subunit gamma, whose translation MPSLQSLRRKIAAFKNTQKITKAMKMVAAAKLKRSQDRILAARPYAHKMRGVLSNLSRRVNRSAHPLLQKREVKKIEVLVITSDRGLCGGFNGNIARKSAEFVRQCEAQGLTVGLSIVGRKGRDYFRRRSWPIRQEWTGVFDKLSFEHALDIGGDLTDNFVKGTFDELHVVYNEFKSAIQQRVIVEKLFPVDAATEFSAAPAEGVASGAYLYEPDEAALLSALVPKHFQVQAYRILLESAAAEHGARMAAMDGATRNAGQLIKKVTLYYNKTRQTAITKELMDIVGGAEALK comes from the coding sequence ATGCCAAGTTTACAAAGTTTGCGCCGCAAGATCGCGGCGTTTAAGAATACCCAGAAAATCACCAAGGCCATGAAGATGGTGGCGGCGGCGAAGCTCAAACGCTCGCAGGACCGTATCCTGGCCGCTCGTCCCTACGCCCACAAGATGCGCGGAGTCCTGAGCAATCTGAGCCGGCGCGTCAACCGCTCCGCCCATCCGCTCCTCCAGAAGCGCGAGGTGAAAAAGATCGAGGTGCTCGTGATCACTAGCGATCGAGGGCTCTGTGGAGGATTCAACGGCAATATCGCGCGGAAGAGCGCTGAGTTTGTGCGGCAGTGCGAGGCCCAAGGGTTGACGGTGGGTCTGAGCATCGTCGGTCGAAAGGGCCGTGACTATTTCCGGCGCCGTTCGTGGCCGATTCGGCAGGAATGGACCGGTGTATTCGACAAGCTCAGCTTTGAACATGCCCTCGATATCGGCGGCGACCTGACCGACAATTTTGTGAAGGGCACATTCGACGAGCTTCATGTCGTATACAACGAATTCAAGTCGGCCATCCAGCAGCGTGTGATCGTGGAGAAGCTGTTTCCTGTGGATGCGGCGACTGAGTTCAGCGCGGCTCCTGCTGAGGGCGTGGCGTCAGGAGCCTACCTCTACGAGCCTGATGAAGCGGCGTTGCTGAGTGCGCTCGTGCCGAAACATTTCCAGGTACAGGCCTATCGAATCCTGTTGGAATCAGCAGCTGCTGAGCACGGCGCCCGGATGGCCGCCATGGATGGGGCGACACGCAACGCTGGCCAGCTCATTAAGAAGGTTACGCTCTATTACAATAAGACCAGACAGACGGCGATCACCAAGGAACTGATGGACATCGTCGGCGGCGCGGAAGCTCTTAAATAG
- a CDS encoding F0F1 ATP synthase subunit alpha: MQIRAEEISAIIKEKIKGFDKQVDVKETGSVIQVGDGIAKVYGLDGAMAGEMLEFPGGLYGIALNLEEDNVGAVLMGDSVGVKEGDPVKRTGRIAEIPVGEALIGRVVNAIGQPIDGKGAIKSTLSSRIEMVAPGVNTRQSVREPLQTGIKAIDAMIPIGRGQRELIIGDRQTGKTAIAVDTIINQKGLGVFCIYVAIGQKRSTVARVVKTLEESHAMEYSMVVSASASDPAPMQFLAPFAGAAIGEYFRDNGKHALIVYDDLSKHAVAYRELSLLLRRPPGREAYPGDVFYLHSRLLERAAKLSEKLGGGSLTALPIIETQAGDVSAYIPTNVISITDGQIYLGSDLFYSGIRPAINVGLSVSRVGGSAQIKTMKQVAGTLRLDLAQYREMAAFAQFGSELDKATQMQLARGARMVELLKQGQYKPMPVADQVLSIYAGVNGYLDDVPVDKVLQFEADFLHYVQQNHAELKKEVTTIGKIDDKVGARVKEIITTFKQKMGYGAKA; encoded by the coding sequence ATGCAGATCAGGGCAGAAGAAATCAGTGCGATTATTAAAGAGAAGATCAAAGGCTTCGACAAGCAGGTTGATGTCAAGGAAACAGGGTCCGTCATCCAGGTGGGCGACGGTATTGCCAAGGTCTATGGCCTCGATGGAGCCATGGCCGGTGAGATGCTCGAATTCCCAGGCGGACTGTATGGCATTGCGTTGAACCTGGAAGAAGACAATGTCGGTGCCGTGTTAATGGGCGACTCGGTCGGGGTCAAAGAAGGCGATCCGGTCAAGCGCACCGGCCGCATCGCGGAAATTCCGGTGGGTGAGGCGTTGATCGGCCGTGTGGTGAATGCAATCGGCCAGCCGATCGACGGCAAGGGTGCCATCAAGTCGACGCTCTCGTCACGTATTGAGATGGTGGCTCCTGGCGTGAATACCCGCCAATCGGTGCGGGAACCGTTGCAGACCGGTATTAAGGCTATCGATGCCATGATTCCCATCGGGCGCGGACAGCGCGAGCTGATCATCGGAGACCGCCAGACCGGTAAGACGGCTATCGCGGTCGATACAATCATCAATCAAAAGGGTCTCGGCGTATTTTGTATCTACGTCGCCATCGGCCAAAAGCGATCGACCGTCGCGCGCGTCGTCAAGACCCTCGAAGAGAGTCATGCGATGGAATACAGCATGGTCGTGTCGGCCAGCGCCAGCGATCCTGCTCCTATGCAGTTCTTGGCGCCCTTCGCCGGTGCCGCGATCGGTGAGTATTTCCGCGATAACGGGAAGCATGCGTTGATTGTCTATGACGATTTGTCCAAACATGCCGTCGCCTATCGTGAGCTCTCGCTCTTGCTTCGTCGCCCCCCGGGACGCGAAGCCTATCCGGGAGATGTGTTTTATCTGCACTCACGGTTGCTCGAGCGGGCCGCTAAGCTGAGCGAAAAGCTCGGCGGAGGGAGCCTTACGGCGTTGCCAATCATTGAAACGCAAGCGGGCGACGTGTCGGCCTATATCCCGACGAACGTCATTTCAATTACGGACGGTCAGATCTACCTCGGCAGTGATTTGTTCTATTCCGGTATCCGCCCAGCCATTAACGTTGGACTATCGGTCTCCCGCGTCGGTGGATCGGCGCAGATCAAGACGATGAAGCAAGTGGCCGGTACGCTTCGGCTGGACTTGGCCCAATATCGCGAAATGGCGGCGTTCGCCCAATTTGGCAGCGAACTTGACAAGGCCACACAAATGCAGCTGGCGCGCGGCGCGCGCATGGTCGAGCTGTTGAAGCAGGGGCAGTACAAGCCAATGCCGGTCGCCGATCAAGTGCTCTCGATCTATGCGGGTGTCAACGGATATCTCGACGATGTGCCTGTCGACAAGGTGCTGCAGTTCGAAGCGGACTTCCTGCACTATGTTCAGCAGAACCATGCTGAACTCAAAAAAGAAGTCACGACCATCGGCAAGATCGACGACAAGGTTGGCGCTCGCGTGAAAGAGATCATCACGACCTTCAAGCAGAAGATGGGGTACGGAGCCAAAGCATAA
- a CDS encoding DNA cytosine methyltransferase: MNRAPNKKETDLLSGDLFSGAGGLSIGFHTAGFTPVFFNDIDLDSANTFHANFPAATPFVGPIQELSASIIRERTRLGAATLDVMIGGPPCQGFSINAPIRSQEDPRNHLFHHYVRLVLEGLRPNFVVMENVPGLVSLDGGKSLESVLAAFEKAGYSVKFKILNAAHYGVPQERWRLVFLGTCLPGVEPSFPLPTHYSLQRPNFTGGRDYTFEHAIGGAKQISFLYENLMKPATIGEAIGDLPSIPSGGGAGEMPYWKPARNCYQEMLREGASGIFNHECAGVAPINIQRISHVKPGGSWRDIPHKLLPKGLQRARRSDHTKRYGRLDPEGLSGTILTKCDPHWGTFFHYAQDRIISIREAARLQSFPDWFRFTGSKVEQYRQVGNAVPPLLARALAEHIKTLIKENQPKRTVKPYKERAYATSQGK, encoded by the coding sequence ATGAACAGAGCTCCCAACAAAAAGGAAACAGACCTGCTCTCCGGTGATCTTTTTTCAGGAGCAGGCGGCCTATCAATTGGCTTTCACACAGCGGGGTTTACGCCCGTATTTTTCAACGATATCGATCTCGATTCAGCAAATACATTCCACGCCAATTTTCCTGCTGCTACTCCTTTTGTGGGTCCCATTCAGGAACTGAGCGCTAGCATAATCCGAGAACGAACAAGACTAGGTGCGGCGACGTTAGATGTCATGATTGGAGGCCCCCCCTGCCAAGGATTCAGCATTAATGCTCCCATCAGAAGCCAAGAGGACCCAAGGAACCACCTCTTTCATCACTATGTTCGCTTAGTGTTAGAAGGCCTACGCCCAAACTTTGTTGTGATGGAGAATGTGCCTGGATTGGTCTCACTTGATGGAGGTAAGAGCCTAGAGAGTGTCCTAGCTGCATTTGAGAAGGCCGGATATAGTGTGAAGTTCAAGATTTTGAATGCCGCTCATTATGGCGTCCCGCAAGAGCGATGGCGGCTTGTGTTCTTGGGCACATGCCTACCCGGCGTTGAACCCTCCTTCCCACTTCCTACACATTACAGCCTACAACGGCCTAACTTTACCGGAGGGCGCGACTACACATTTGAGCATGCAATTGGAGGCGCTAAGCAGATCAGCTTTCTTTATGAAAACTTGATGAAACCAGCGACGATTGGAGAGGCAATCGGCGATCTTCCTTCTATTCCATCAGGAGGAGGAGCGGGAGAAATGCCCTATTGGAAGCCTGCAAGAAATTGCTACCAAGAAATGCTTCGAGAGGGCGCCTCAGGGATCTTTAATCATGAATGCGCTGGGGTCGCACCAATTAATATTCAACGGATCAGTCACGTCAAACCAGGAGGATCCTGGCGCGATATCCCGCATAAGCTTCTACCCAAAGGGCTGCAGAGAGCGAGAAGAAGCGACCATACAAAGCGTTATGGCCGCCTCGATCCCGAAGGCCTCTCAGGAACAATCCTCACAAAATGTGACCCGCATTGGGGGACTTTCTTTCATTATGCCCAGGATCGAATAATAAGCATTCGAGAGGCCGCCCGACTGCAGTCTTTCCCCGACTGGTTTAGATTCACAGGCTCAAAGGTGGAACAATACCGGCAGGTTGGGAATGCCGTCCCACCGCTGCTCGCACGTGCTCTGGCTGAGCACATCAAAACCCTTATCAAGGAGAATCAACCAAAGCGCACCGTCAAGCCTTATAAAGAAAGGGCATATGCCACGAGCCAAGGGAAATGA
- the atpD gene encoding F0F1 ATP synthase subunit beta, protein MSTGKVIQVIGPVVDIEFPPGKLPNIYNALKVTQEENKEAGTPAIRITLEVASHLGENRVRSIAMSTTDGLTRGMDVTDTGAAISVPVGRETLGRLMNVLGEPVDEKGPIKTQKTYPIHRPAPKLEDQETKTEVLETGIKVVDLLEPYSKGGKVGLFGGAGVGKTVIIMELINNIALHHGGFSVFAGVGERTREGNDLWHEMMESKVIDPDDFTKSKAALVYGQMNEPPGARLRVGLTGLTVAEYFRDEENQDVLLFVDNIFRFTQAGSEVSALLGRMPSAVGYQPNLSTEMGALQERITSTKRGSITSVQAIYVPADDLTDPAPATAFAHLDATTVLSRQLAELGIYPAVDPLDSTSRILDPQVIGEEHYKIARGVQSVLQRYKDLQDIIAILGMDELSEDDKMAVARARKIQRFLSQPFHVAEAFTGAPGKYVKLKDTVRSFKEILEGKYDHLPEQAFYMVGPIEEALAKAEKMGVKV, encoded by the coding sequence GTGAGTACAGGAAAAGTCATTCAAGTCATCGGCCCGGTCGTGGACATCGAGTTTCCGCCCGGGAAACTGCCGAATATCTACAACGCACTGAAGGTGACACAAGAAGAGAACAAGGAGGCAGGTACGCCTGCCATTCGGATCACGCTTGAAGTGGCGTCACATCTGGGTGAAAACCGAGTCCGCAGCATCGCGATGTCCACGACCGACGGTCTGACGCGCGGGATGGATGTGACGGATACGGGCGCCGCTATCTCGGTGCCCGTCGGCCGTGAGACGCTCGGCCGTCTCATGAACGTGCTCGGCGAGCCAGTTGACGAAAAAGGACCGATCAAGACGCAGAAAACCTATCCGATCCACCGGCCCGCTCCGAAGCTGGAAGATCAAGAGACCAAGACGGAAGTGCTGGAGACCGGCATCAAGGTCGTCGATTTGCTCGAACCCTATAGCAAGGGCGGCAAGGTCGGACTCTTCGGCGGCGCCGGTGTCGGCAAGACCGTGATCATCATGGAGCTCATCAACAATATTGCGCTCCACCACGGTGGATTTTCAGTATTTGCCGGTGTCGGTGAACGGACCCGCGAAGGGAACGATCTCTGGCACGAAATGATGGAATCGAAAGTCATCGATCCGGACGACTTCACCAAGTCCAAAGCTGCGTTAGTCTACGGCCAGATGAATGAGCCGCCCGGCGCGCGCCTTCGTGTGGGCTTGACCGGCCTTACCGTCGCGGAGTATTTCCGCGATGAAGAGAACCAAGACGTGCTGCTCTTCGTGGACAATATTTTCCGGTTTACACAGGCGGGATCGGAAGTCTCCGCGTTGCTTGGTCGTATGCCGTCAGCCGTCGGGTATCAACCGAACCTCTCGACTGAAATGGGCGCCTTACAAGAACGTATCACCTCGACCAAGCGTGGGTCGATCACATCGGTGCAGGCGATCTATGTGCCGGCCGACGACTTGACCGATCCGGCGCCGGCCACCGCCTTCGCGCACTTGGACGCCACGACCGTGTTGTCTCGGCAATTGGCGGAGTTGGGTATTTATCCAGCGGTCGATCCGTTGGACTCCACGTCACGTATTCTTGACCCACAGGTTATCGGGGAAGAGCATTACAAAATTGCGCGCGGCGTACAATCCGTCCTCCAACGCTACAAGGACCTCCAAGATATTATTGCCATTCTTGGTATGGATGAGTTGTCGGAAGACGATAAGATGGCTGTGGCACGCGCCAGAAAGATTCAGCGCTTCCTCTCGCAGCCGTTCCACGTGGCTGAAGCCTTCACCGGAGCTCCCGGCAAATACGTGAAACTGAAAGATACAGTCCGCAGTTTCAAGGAGATCCTGGAAGGTAAGTATGACCATCTGCCGGAGCAGGCCTTCTACATGGTTGGCCCCATCGAAGAAGCTCTGGCGAAAGCCGAGAAGATGGGAGTGAAAGTTTAG
- a CDS encoding F0F1 ATP synthase subunit epsilon, with the protein MAGKFLLEVVTPEKQLLSQQVDEVIAPGSEGEFGVLPGHCHFLSTLRIGELRYRVDSQTHSMAILWGFAEVTPTKVTIMAEIAEQAEDIDVERATAKVAEAERRLQAGGLPSEVKEAQISLEKARLRKKIAERAKKTSHA; encoded by the coding sequence ATGGCTGGAAAGTTTTTATTAGAAGTTGTCACGCCGGAGAAGCAGCTGCTGAGTCAGCAGGTGGATGAAGTCATTGCCCCGGGGTCTGAAGGAGAGTTTGGGGTACTCCCCGGGCACTGTCATTTCCTGTCGACCCTGCGCATCGGCGAACTTCGTTACCGTGTTGATAGTCAGACCCATTCCATGGCCATTCTGTGGGGCTTTGCCGAAGTCACTCCTACCAAAGTCACCATCATGGCTGAAATTGCGGAACAGGCGGAAGACATTGATGTGGAGCGAGCCACGGCCAAAGTTGCTGAAGCGGAGCGACGCCTTCAAGCGGGCGGCTTGCCGTCGGAAGTCAAAGAAGCCCAGATCAGCCTCGAAAAAGCTCGACTTCGCAAGAAGATTGCCGAACGCGCGAAAAAGACCAGCCACGCTTAG
- a CDS encoding DUF2130 domain-containing protein: MSEPTITCPNCKTEIKLTESLAAPLIESTRRDYEKRLALKDTDIARKEESLREREEAVTKAKQAIDDQVAEKLLVERAKIVSEESKKAKLALQSDIDQKARELAELQDVLTQRDIKLAEAQKAQADLIRQKRELDDAKRELELTVEKRVQDGLSVTREQAKKEAEEGLKLKVMEKEQTIASMQTQIEELKRRAEQGSQQLQGEVQELELEALLRTKFPRDTIEPVPKGEFGGDALQRVMGPLGQVCGTILWESKRTKNWSDGWLVKLRDDQRTAKADIAIIVSQTLPKDVESFDLVDGIWVTNAKSVFSLAVALRHSLIELASARQALDGQQTKTEMVYQYLTGPRFRHRVEAIVEAFSSMQEDLDREKKAITKQWAKREEQIERVMQATVGMYGDLQAIAGKSFQEIEGLELAALEPKNPVQQLLPE; encoded by the coding sequence ATGTCAGAACCAACGATTACCTGTCCAAACTGCAAGACTGAAATCAAGTTAACTGAATCCCTCGCCGCTCCCTTGATCGAGTCAACTCGTCGCGACTACGAGAAGCGGCTGGCGCTAAAAGATACGGACATTGCCAGGAAAGAAGAGTCTCTGCGCGAGCGGGAGGAAGCCGTCACGAAGGCTAAGCAGGCCATCGACGATCAGGTGGCCGAGAAGCTTCTGGTTGAACGCGCGAAGATTGTCAGCGAGGAATCCAAGAAGGCCAAACTCGCCCTGCAATCGGATATCGACCAGAAAGCGAGAGAACTCGCCGAACTTCAAGACGTCCTCACTCAACGCGACATCAAACTCGCCGAGGCCCAGAAAGCACAGGCCGATCTCATCCGACAAAAGCGCGAACTGGATGATGCCAAGCGTGAGCTAGAACTCACGGTCGAAAAGCGGGTGCAGGATGGACTCTCTGTCACCCGTGAGCAGGCCAAGAAGGAAGCGGAGGAAGGCCTGAAGCTCAAGGTGATGGAGAAGGAGCAAACCATCGCCTCCATGCAAACCCAGATCGAGGAACTCAAACGCAGGGCTGAACAGGGATCGCAGCAACTCCAGGGTGAAGTCCAGGAGTTAGAACTTGAAGCGTTGCTCAGAACAAAGTTCCCGAGAGACACGATCGAGCCTGTCCCCAAAGGTGAGTTCGGCGGCGATGCACTCCAGCGAGTCATGGGCCCTCTCGGTCAGGTCTGTGGAACCATCTTATGGGAATCCAAGCGAACCAAAAATTGGAGCGACGGCTGGCTGGTCAAACTCCGTGACGATCAGCGAACAGCGAAAGCAGACATCGCTATTATCGTCAGTCAGACTCTTCCCAAAGACGTCGAGTCTTTTGATCTGGTCGATGGAATCTGGGTCACAAACGCAAAGTCCGTGTTCTCCTTGGCAGTCGCTCTCCGCCATTCTTTAATCGAACTCGCCTCAGCCCGGCAGGCACTTGATGGCCAACAGACCAAGACCGAAATGGTCTATCAGTATCTCACCGGTCCACGGTTCCGCCATCGAGTCGAAGCCATCGTCGAGGCGTTCTCGTCAATGCAAGAGGATTTGGATCGGGAAAAGAAAGCCATTACCAAGCAATGGGCCAAGCGAGAGGAACAAATCGAACGAGTCATGCAAGCGACAGTCGGCATGTATGGTGACTTGCAGGCTATTGCCGGCAAGTCGTTCCAAGAAATAGAGGGGCTCGAACTAGCAGCATTGGAGCCCAAAAACCCAGTCCAGCAATTGCTCCCTGAGTAA
- a CDS encoding HEAT repeat domain-containing protein — protein sequence MQKQLALSTLALCLVLSLMPSSASAYREYFTPEQKGRLEKIQTVLVDVLTITDKGGVGAGALAEVVAQRLNEAGYATVRDPATPHDVVFRVKCEQRKTWEGTTATGGDADLPDAPSRLWKGPACQLTYLLGGMKIKWQKEVRTEFEDAVAAAQAAQGADPGLYAMTKLQEALATYDFPLLLAAEWGHADRLLNMLDSPDASQARKIKIMSLLGEMQADEALPKLKEALKNRDLAKQAILSMGNLSKDGIPLLVDLMNTSPQIEIQAAAAKGLGQIGGIAGDASVVLPLLAKLQDSKTDWTVLTEVAWALGKIPDKRSIQPLYDLDKKLQAIRDPDNVILKKLKEAVFWSIKQCDTWDQFS from the coding sequence ATGCAAAAACAATTAGCCTTATCGACCCTCGCACTCTGTCTCGTTCTGAGCCTGATGCCCTCATCTGCCTCTGCCTACCGTGAATACTTTACGCCAGAGCAAAAGGGTCGGCTGGAGAAGATTCAGACCGTGTTAGTCGATGTTCTCACCATCACGGATAAGGGCGGAGTGGGTGCTGGCGCCTTAGCCGAGGTCGTCGCCCAACGTCTGAATGAAGCTGGGTATGCAACCGTTCGAGATCCGGCCACCCCTCATGATGTCGTCTTTCGGGTGAAATGTGAGCAACGTAAAACGTGGGAAGGGACGACAGCAACGGGGGGAGATGCCGACCTGCCCGACGCCCCATCGCGCCTCTGGAAAGGGCCTGCCTGCCAGCTGACCTACCTGCTCGGCGGCATGAAGATCAAATGGCAGAAAGAAGTGCGCACGGAGTTCGAGGATGCCGTGGCGGCCGCACAGGCGGCCCAAGGCGCTGATCCCGGCCTGTATGCGATGACCAAGTTGCAGGAAGCGCTCGCAACGTACGATTTCCCACTCCTCCTCGCGGCGGAATGGGGCCATGCCGATCGGCTCCTCAACATGCTCGACTCCCCGGATGCCAGTCAGGCCCGGAAGATCAAAATCATGTCATTGCTTGGTGAGATGCAGGCTGACGAAGCCCTGCCCAAGTTGAAAGAAGCGCTGAAAAATAGGGACCTGGCTAAACAGGCCATTCTCTCCATGGGCAATCTCAGCAAAGACGGCATTCCATTGCTCGTCGACTTGATGAATACCTCGCCTCAGATAGAAATTCAGGCCGCTGCCGCCAAAGGGCTTGGGCAGATCGGAGGCATTGCAGGAGATGCGTCGGTCGTGCTGCCGTTATTGGCAAAACTTCAAGATTCAAAGACCGACTGGACGGTCCTCACCGAAGTGGCGTGGGCGCTGGGCAAAATTCCCGATAAGCGATCGATCCAACCGCTGTATGACCTCGACAAAAAGCTGCAGGCCATCCGTGATCCCGACAACGTGATCCTCAAGAAGCTCAAAGAAGCCGTCTTCTGGTCGATCAAGCAATGCGATACGTGGGATCAATTTAGTTGA
- the atpH gene encoding ATP synthase F1 subunit delta, whose translation MIKTTVARRYAQALFELLDHSTIEATRGTLTDLGLAMKESAHLRHVVASPAFGVEEKIAVLTALGEKLGCPPAGKAFLGQLVKKNRVGFLPEIADAFGKLVDQLKRTQPVTVSSATALPPAEQDRIRTRLRDTLKRDVDVTFQIDASHLAGLQIQIGSKVVDSTVQGRLRDLQVLLTRE comes from the coding sequence GTGATTAAGACAACAGTTGCGCGACGTTATGCACAAGCCCTCTTCGAGCTCCTCGATCATTCAACCATCGAAGCCACGCGGGGGACACTTACTGACCTCGGTCTGGCCATGAAGGAATCCGCCCATCTTCGCCACGTGGTGGCCTCACCTGCGTTCGGGGTGGAGGAGAAAATTGCCGTCCTGACCGCACTCGGCGAGAAGCTGGGGTGCCCTCCAGCCGGTAAAGCATTCCTGGGCCAATTGGTGAAGAAGAATCGAGTGGGCTTTCTGCCGGAAATCGCCGACGCCTTCGGCAAGTTAGTTGATCAATTAAAGCGGACGCAGCCGGTGACCGTGTCTTCCGCGACGGCTCTTCCGCCGGCGGAACAAGATCGAATCAGGACGCGCCTACGCGACACGTTAAAGCGCGACGTTGATGTCACATTTCAGATCGATGCCAGTCACCTCGCCGGCTTGCAGATTCAGATCGGTAGCAAAGTAGTCGACAGCACCGTCCAAGGTCGCTTGCGCGATTTGCAAGTCCTGTTGACGCGAGAATAA